One genomic window of Paenisporosarcina antarctica includes the following:
- a CDS encoding MerR family transcriptional regulator produces MSQQLRRTMPLLPISIVMQLTELTARQIRYYEDHDLINPARTDGNRRMFSLIDVDTLLEIKDFLEQGINMAGIKKIFEMKNQPLIAEKKAQMTDKELRSFLRVEMQQAGRMQKASLRQGDLSRFYH; encoded by the coding sequence GTGAGTCAACAACTAAGAAGAACGATGCCCTTGCTCCCAATTAGCATTGTCATGCAGCTCACAGAATTGACTGCCAGACAAATTCGCTATTATGAAGATCATGATTTAATTAACCCAGCACGTACAGATGGTAATCGACGGATGTTTTCATTAATTGATGTCGACACTTTACTTGAGATTAAAGATTTTCTTGAGCAAGGCATTAATATGGCTGGAATTAAAAAAATATTTGAAATGAAAAACCAGCCCCTCATCGCTGAAAAGAAAGCCCAGATGACAGACAAGGAACTACGAAGTTTCTTGCGTGTTGAAATGCAACAGGCAGGAAGAATGCAAAAGGCTTCTTTAAGACAAGGTGATTTATCTCGTTTTTATCATTAA